Proteins encoded in a region of the Paucidesulfovibrio longus DSM 6739 genome:
- a CDS encoding response regulator: MIRVLLADDHSIVRGGLRRIIEDSGDMSVACEAADGPEAIAKAREVRPDVAVVDISMPGQDGLEVIARLQEEMPAMPILVLTMHEEEQYVVRSLSAGARGYLTKRSAPEELVGAIRKVMAGGRYLGPEVAELLAQRMARGGDHRSRLESLSQREMQVLRALALGRTNREVAEAYSLSVKTVDTYRLRLLKKLGLRNNAELSRFAIQHGLVEV, encoded by the coding sequence ATGATCCGCGTGCTGCTGGCCGACGATCATTCCATCGTGCGCGGGGGGCTGCGCCGCATCATCGAGGATTCCGGCGACATGAGCGTCGCCTGCGAGGCGGCGGACGGGCCGGAGGCCATTGCCAAGGCCCGCGAGGTGCGGCCGGACGTGGCCGTGGTGGACATTTCCATGCCCGGACAGGACGGGCTCGAAGTCATCGCCCGGCTCCAGGAGGAGATGCCCGCCATGCCCATCCTGGTGCTGACCATGCACGAGGAGGAGCAATACGTGGTGCGCTCGCTCTCCGCGGGCGCGCGCGGCTACCTGACCAAGCGCTCCGCGCCGGAAGAGCTGGTGGGGGCCATCCGCAAGGTCATGGCGGGCGGGCGCTACCTCGGCCCGGAAGTGGCCGAGCTGCTGGCCCAGCGCATGGCCCGCGGCGGGGACCACCGCTCCCGGCTGGAATCCCTGTCCCAGCGCGAGATGCAGGTCTTGCGCGCCCTGGCCCTGGGCCGGACCAACCGCGAGGTGGCCGAGGCCTACAGCCTGAGCGTGAAGACCGTGGACACCTACCGCCTGCGCCTGCTCAAGAAGCTCGGCCTGCGCAACAACGCCGAGCTTTCCCGCTTCGCCATCCAGCACGGACTGGTGGAGGTCTGA
- a CDS encoding sensor histidine kinase: MKLRMILLALSLLVLVSTSVGGYLYYASLKEATLHEAKIEADSRARMITDQLSSYLSANLQPVQALAGLPELRRALADKGAGALTDANTLLDTFKSVLAVDVCYLMDTSGRTVASSNRYEPDSFVGQDFGYRPYFTEAMKGFSATYMALGATSGVRGAYYSHPVYASGSGTILGVAVIKTPIGVIEDEFLQAYPGTVLLVSPDGVIFGSSRPEWLFRSLNRLETDEIEALATSRQFGDGPWPWSGLELELSKGRARDTDGREMLASSMELPRFRGWRIYYLRDIDAIPTGVPTASFRASGSVVLVLCLLVGLIVSALYLLASKDIALRKRAEAELLESKERYRSLYHNTPAMLHSIDAEGRLLSVSDSWVEMMGYSREEAVGMRILDFHTDKSRDFAKEQALPEFFRTGEIRDVPYQFATKDGRDLDVLLSATAERDAEGNVIRSVAVSVDITARKKAEEELMRAKELLARYSEDLERQVAERTREITSILRHTPAIVSIKDAHSRFVLVNPHYEEVFGVRSEAIMGRSARNVHAPATARTLEESEREALETRRPVRVEESFRLERGDRTYLSVKFPILDDQGDVIRVCGIGIDISELKDAQDKLRRVSGSVLASQERERAAIARRLHDELGQVLTVLRMDAVWLRDRLRARGAAAAQNAHPVSDPALAERSEGMCELIDATISDVRHIATRLRPAVLDDLGLHDALEWYAADFERRTGIRCRLESAGVEETPERLATAAYRVTQEALTNVARHADASEAVVRLARTEGHIELRVRDDGRGFDPVLAASRDTLGLAGMQERAGLAGGVLEIRSAPGRGTEIRLRLPLDETEQAAPPGTKHSPPPPAAGGKDRTRRPETRRNFT; this comes from the coding sequence ATGAAGCTGCGCATGATCCTCCTGGCCCTGAGCCTGCTCGTGCTCGTCTCCACCTCGGTGGGCGGCTACCTCTACTACGCCTCGCTCAAGGAGGCGACCCTGCACGAGGCCAAGATCGAGGCGGACTCCCGCGCCCGGATGATCACGGACCAGCTCTCCTCGTACCTCTCGGCGAATCTCCAGCCCGTGCAGGCCCTGGCCGGGCTGCCGGAGCTGCGGCGCGCCCTGGCCGACAAGGGCGCGGGCGCCCTGACCGACGCCAACACCCTCCTGGACACCTTCAAAAGCGTGCTGGCCGTGGACGTCTGCTATCTCATGGATACCAGCGGCCGGACCGTGGCCTCCAGCAACCGCTACGAGCCGGACTCCTTCGTGGGCCAGGACTTCGGCTACCGTCCCTACTTCACCGAAGCCATGAAGGGCTTCTCCGCCACGTACATGGCCCTGGGCGCGACTTCCGGCGTGCGCGGGGCCTATTACAGCCATCCGGTCTACGCTTCCGGCTCCGGCACGATCCTGGGCGTGGCCGTGATCAAGACGCCCATCGGCGTCATCGAAGACGAATTTCTCCAGGCCTACCCCGGCACGGTGCTGCTGGTTTCGCCGGACGGCGTGATCTTCGGCTCCAGCAGGCCGGAATGGCTCTTCCGCAGCCTGAACCGTCTGGAAACGGACGAGATCGAGGCCCTGGCCACGTCCCGACAGTTCGGGGACGGCCCCTGGCCCTGGTCCGGGCTGGAACTCGAACTCTCCAAAGGCCGCGCCCGCGACACGGACGGGCGGGAGATGCTCGCTTCGAGCATGGAGCTGCCCCGCTTCCGGGGCTGGCGCATCTATTACCTGCGCGACATCGACGCCATCCCCACGGGCGTGCCCACGGCGTCGTTCCGCGCCTCCGGCAGCGTGGTCCTGGTGCTCTGCCTGCTCGTCGGGCTGATCGTCTCCGCGCTCTACCTCCTGGCCAGCAAGGACATCGCCCTGCGCAAGCGCGCCGAGGCCGAGCTGCTGGAGAGCAAGGAGCGCTATCGCTCCCTCTACCACAACACCCCGGCCATGCTGCACTCCATCGACGCCGAGGGCCGCCTGCTCTCCGTCTCGGACTCCTGGGTGGAAATGATGGGCTATTCCCGCGAAGAGGCGGTGGGCATGCGCATTCTCGACTTCCACACGGACAAGTCCCGCGACTTCGCCAAGGAGCAGGCCCTGCCCGAATTCTTCCGCACCGGCGAAATCCGCGACGTGCCCTACCAGTTCGCCACCAAGGACGGGCGCGACCTGGACGTGCTGCTCTCGGCCACGGCCGAGCGCGACGCGGAAGGCAACGTGATCCGCTCCGTGGCCGTTTCCGTGGACATAACGGCCCGCAAAAAGGCCGAGGAAGAACTGATGCGCGCCAAGGAGCTGCTCGCGCGCTACTCCGAAGACCTGGAGCGCCAGGTGGCGGAACGCACCCGCGAAATCACCTCCATCCTGCGCCACACCCCGGCCATCGTTTCCATCAAGGACGCGCACAGCCGCTTCGTGCTCGTGAACCCGCACTACGAGGAGGTCTTCGGCGTGCGCAGCGAGGCGATCATGGGTCGGTCCGCCCGGAACGTGCACGCCCCGGCCACGGCCCGCACCCTGGAGGAGAGCGAGCGCGAGGCCCTGGAAACCCGGCGGCCCGTGCGCGTGGAGGAAAGCTTCCGGCTGGAGCGCGGCGACCGGACCTATCTTTCCGTCAAGTTTCCGATACTCGACGACCAGGGCGACGTCATCCGCGTCTGCGGCATCGGCATCGACATCAGCGAGCTCAAGGACGCGCAGGACAAGCTGCGCCGGGTTTCCGGCTCCGTGCTCGCCAGCCAGGAGCGCGAGCGCGCCGCCATTGCCCGGCGGCTGCACGACGAGCTGGGCCAGGTGCTCACGGTTCTGCGCATGGACGCGGTCTGGCTGCGCGACCGGCTGCGGGCGCGGGGCGCGGCAGCGGCCCAAAACGCGCATCCCGTTTCGGACCCGGCCCTGGCCGAACGATCCGAAGGCATGTGCGAGCTGATCGACGCGACCATCTCGGACGTGCGCCACATCGCCACCCGCCTGCGCCCGGCCGTGCTCGACGACCTCGGCCTGCACGACGCCCTGGAATGGTACGCCGCGGATTTCGAACGGCGCACCGGCATCCGCTGCCGCCTGGAGAGCGCCGGAGTGGAGGAAACGCCCGAACGCCTGGCCACGGCGGCCTACCGCGTGACCCAGGAGGCGCTGACCAACGTGGCCCGGCACGCCGACGCCAGCGAGGCGGTGGTCAGGCTGGCCCGCACGGAAGGACATATCGAACTGCGCGTGCGCGACGACGGGCGCGGCTTCGATCCTGTTCTGGCCGCCTCGCGCGACACGTTGGGGCTGGCCGGAATGCAGGAGCGCGCCGGGCTGGCCGGGGGCGTGCTGGAAATCCGCTCCGCTCCGGGCCGGGGCACGGAAATCCGGCTTCGCCTGCCGCTGGATGAAACGGAACAGGCCGCCCCGCCGGGCACGAAGCACTCGCCCCCCCCGCCGGCGGCGGGTGGAAAAGACAGGACCCGGCGTCCGGAAACCAGGAGGAACTTCACATGA
- a CDS encoding RNA methyltransferase has protein sequence MLADVRVVLFEPKFPENVGSVARACLNMGVSDLVLVEPHNFDLDKALPLATAHAADILASARIAGTLAEALEGCEAAYGATARTGGWRRGIMSPATLAGAVHERLLRRARVALVFGPEDKGLTNAETALCTALCTIPTNFQGTSLNLAQAVVILLYECFRKALEQPFEPAHQPVERGCSVAERETLNEEIKRALLDVDFLREQDADYKMMGLRRLLGRIDLKRGEFNMLMGVCRQVRWAARKAGIAGSGGAES, from the coding sequence ATGCTTGCAGATGTCCGCGTGGTGCTTTTCGAGCCAAAGTTTCCGGAAAACGTCGGGTCCGTGGCCCGCGCCTGCCTGAACATGGGCGTATCCGATCTGGTGCTGGTCGAGCCGCACAACTTCGATCTGGACAAGGCCCTGCCCCTGGCCACGGCCCACGCGGCGGACATACTCGCGTCCGCCCGGATTGCGGGCACCCTGGCCGAGGCGCTGGAGGGCTGCGAGGCGGCCTACGGGGCCACGGCGCGCACGGGGGGCTGGCGCAGGGGCATCATGTCGCCCGCGACCCTGGCCGGAGCCGTGCACGAGCGGCTGCTGCGCCGGGCGCGCGTGGCCCTGGTCTTCGGCCCGGAGGACAAGGGCCTGACCAACGCGGAAACCGCGCTCTGCACCGCGCTCTGCACCATTCCCACCAACTTCCAGGGCACGTCCCTGAATCTGGCCCAGGCCGTGGTCATATTGCTTTACGAATGCTTCAGGAAGGCGCTGGAGCAGCCTTTCGAGCCCGCGCATCAGCCCGTGGAGCGCGGGTGCAGCGTGGCCGAGCGCGAGACCCTGAACGAGGAGATCAAGCGCGCCCTGCTGGACGTGGATTTCCTGCGCGAGCAGGACGCGGACTACAAGATGATGGGGCTGCGCCGCCTGCTGGGCCGCATCGACCTCAAGCGCGGCGAGTTCAACATGCTCATGGGCGTCTGCCGCCAGGTGCGCTGGGCCGCGCGCAAGGCGGGCATCGCGGGCTCCGGGGGAGCGGAGTCCTGA
- a CDS encoding CARDB domain-containing protein: MREKTSPLSCLLFRLLSALLLAGSLLPAPARAAALPDLALTRLAPSLAAQEPGGRLLLDFSLENTGTAPAENFYVRFYFTTGNLPGPGDAPLTDKLVLRLAPGERLDGRVAVRLPQGLPAGPGQFVAVADDADAVRELNETNNALGAAFSVGRQAATGLAVQPQAPAALSAQATAAAPSAPASPKERYYGTPGQTASGQEPAAAGHPGGVDLVLTSAVIPPEQYLPGQTVLVDFEIKNQGGEPAGRFFMAFCLLDGTNTARPETCPDRQMIQGLAPGTAKGDRGSVLLPMHLPAGRHTLAVIADFDDQISESDETNNALSATFTSLPPAKTEDF, encoded by the coding sequence ATGAGAGAAAAGACGAGTCCCCTCTCCTGTCTGCTGTTCAGGCTTCTGTCGGCCCTGCTCCTGGCGGGCTCCCTGCTCCCGGCCCCGGCGCGCGCCGCCGCCCTGCCCGACCTCGCGCTCACGCGCCTGGCCCCTTCGCTCGCGGCCCAGGAACCCGGCGGCAGGCTGCTGCTCGACTTCAGCCTGGAGAACACGGGCACGGCTCCCGCCGAGAATTTCTACGTGCGCTTCTACTTCACCACGGGCAACCTGCCCGGGCCGGGCGACGCGCCGCTCACGGACAAGCTCGTGCTCCGGCTCGCTCCGGGCGAACGCCTGGACGGCAGGGTTGCCGTGCGCCTTCCCCAGGGCCTGCCTGCGGGACCGGGGCAGTTCGTGGCCGTGGCCGACGACGCCGACGCCGTGCGCGAACTGAACGAAACGAACAACGCGCTCGGCGCGGCCTTCAGCGTGGGGCGGCAGGCAGCAACGGGACTCGCGGTCCAGCCCCAGGCTCCGGCGGCTCTTTCCGCCCAGGCTACGGCAGCGGCCCCTTCCGCGCCCGCGAGTCCCAAAGAACGCTACTACGGCACGCCCGGACAGACCGCCTCCGGGCAGGAGCCCGCAGCGGCCGGGCATCCCGGAGGGGTGGACCTCGTGCTCACGAGCGCCGTCATCCCGCCGGAGCAATACCTGCCGGGCCAGACCGTGCTGGTCGATTTCGAGATCAAGAACCAGGGCGGCGAACCCGCCGGGCGGTTCTTCATGGCCTTCTGCCTGCTCGACGGCACGAACACGGCCCGCCCGGAGACCTGCCCGGACCGCCAGATGATCCAGGGCCTCGCGCCGGGCACGGCCAAAGGGGACAGGGGCTCGGTGCTGCTGCCCATGCACCTGCCCGCCGGAAGGCACACCCTGGCGGTGATCGCGGATTTCGACGACCAGATTTCGGAAAGCGACGAGACGAACAACGCCCTGAGCGCGACCTTCACCTCGCTGCCCCCGGCCAAGACCGAAGATTTCTAG
- a CDS encoding ABC transporter substrate-binding protein, with protein MKGKLLILLLGVLLLQHPNACLAQEPDELVFGMSAAFSGASRGLGIEYYRGVSAWLNSVNELGGVHGRRLRVVAYDDGYDPIPTIRNTIRLVRDDHVFALFSYIGTPTATRILPLLKRFKNEHVYLLFPLSGAQPLREPPYGSYVYNLRASYFEETRGLVQHFTALGRKRVAVFYQADAYGRNGWDGVRRALADEGLNIVSEAAYRRGARFSSDFSAEVELLKQGDPDAVITVGSYAATAAFIRDARDKGLDVPVATVSFSDSDNMLRLLDAVGKRVGRDYTHDLVCSQVVPSYEDLELPVVRLYREMMDKFAQMPPDSLLREPYMPHRYSFVSLEGFLNAMLLVRMVENLGPNPSPEGIPEAMNALGGESLGLDHALLFSGQCRQGLDEVYYVTVDEGRFVPIQDWSRWSK; from the coding sequence ATGAAGGGAAAACTGCTGATTCTGCTGCTGGGAGTGTTGCTGCTCCAGCATCCGAACGCTTGCCTGGCCCAGGAGCCGGACGAGCTGGTGTTCGGCATGTCCGCGGCTTTTTCCGGGGCTTCGCGCGGCCTGGGCATCGAATACTACCGGGGCGTGAGCGCATGGCTGAACAGCGTCAATGAGCTCGGCGGCGTCCACGGCCGCAGGCTGCGCGTCGTCGCCTACGACGACGGCTACGACCCCATTCCGACCATCCGCAACACCATCCGCCTCGTGCGCGACGACCATGTCTTCGCCCTGTTTTCCTACATCGGAACCCCCACGGCCACGCGCATCCTGCCGCTGCTCAAGCGCTTCAAGAACGAGCACGTCTATCTGCTCTTCCCGCTGAGCGGGGCCCAGCCCCTGCGCGAGCCGCCCTACGGCAGCTACGTCTATAATCTGCGGGCCTCCTACTTCGAGGAAACGCGCGGGCTGGTGCAGCATTTCACGGCCCTGGGCCGAAAGCGCGTGGCGGTTTTCTACCAGGCGGACGCCTACGGCCGGAACGGCTGGGACGGCGTGCGGCGGGCCCTTGCCGACGAAGGGCTGAACATCGTCTCCGAGGCGGCATACCGTCGCGGCGCACGTTTCTCGTCGGACTTCAGCGCGGAGGTGGAGCTCTTGAAGCAGGGCGATCCCGACGCGGTGATCACCGTGGGCTCCTACGCGGCCACAGCGGCCTTCATCCGCGACGCCCGCGACAAGGGCCTGGACGTGCCCGTGGCCACGGTTTCCTTTTCCGACTCGGACAACATGCTCCGGCTGCTCGACGCCGTGGGCAAGCGCGTGGGCAGGGACTACACGCATGATCTGGTCTGCTCCCAGGTGGTTCCGAGCTACGAAGATCTCGAACTGCCCGTGGTCCGGCTCTACCGCGAAATGATGGACAAGTTCGCGCAGATGCCTCCGGACAGTCTGTTGCGGGAGCCCTACATGCCGCATCGCTATTCCTTCGTCAGCCTCGAGGGCTTTCTCAACGCCATGCTCCTGGTCCGCATGGTCGAAAACCTCGGCCCGAACCCCTCGCCGGAGGGGATTCCGGAAGCCATGAACGCGCTGGGTGGGGAGTCGCTCGGCCTGGACCATGCCCTGCTCTTCAGCGGCCAATGCCGCCAGGGCCTGGACGAAGTATACTACGTGACCGTGGACGAGGGCCGCTTCGTGCCGATCCAGGACTGGTCGAGGTGGAGCAAGTGA
- a CDS encoding EAL domain-containing protein produces MRRPGLFAKTLGFMVVIFGVIATATSVLSGWQTHNQLTEEYESKALALAYSMAQSDLDSILDRDAAAVQSRIDQYLRIDGVAYVLVTDDKGDVIAHTFTPTIPKEIREIVALETKRTFEGGEYDIRKVRYGNVQSLHVTMPILTGLVGYIHIGMDMGLITAFIRSAIVKQQVITLVLFFTSVAVAWAFMNNISRPLMSLRDYAKRVARHDFSTPIHIDSKDEVGDLAEAMSSMAVDIRELVDHLEERVRQATSELQQAKDELEEKVAERTRELSRTNIQLKIEVAERKVVGEALRKTEQKYRSIFENAVEGIYQVGRDGHFISANPSLARIYGFGTSAEFMAGMNASPESFYFDESRREEFYQTLEQEGEVKNFESRVRRGDGRVIWISENARRIVDSRGRTLYYEGSLEDITLRKETEDQLMHQAFHDPLTNLPNRLLFQDHLQMAMERSRRRPGYLFAVIYLDLDRFKIINDSLGHDIGDSLLRTVAQVLVNCARTMDTVARFGGDEFAILLEEIAAPRDAIKIARRILDETSKPFNLEGNEVFTSASLGIVLHTQDYERPEALLRDADTAMYRAKELGKSRFKVFNQRMHEQALHLMELETDLRKALDQDEFAAVYQPIVSLEDMSISGFEVLVRWLHPTHGIINPDSFIPLAEDTGLVYGIDLCMLETACAQAARWKERFPGRFFDAEEPLRISLNFSGKHLKQPVLISRVDEALTRHCLDPGIVNLEITEHTLMDNPAQAGEMLNKLKEVGVGLCIDDFGTGYSSLSYLQRFPIDVVKIDRSFVMGLENDRDSRTIVNTVISLGLALGLKVVAEGVETPQQLDILRQAGCRFAQGFLFSQPVSAEEAERMLAEGGSMREAVEAGRMDEKAGDEI; encoded by the coding sequence GTGAGACGTCCCGGCCTGTTCGCCAAGACCCTGGGCTTCATGGTGGTCATCTTCGGCGTCATCGCCACGGCGACCTCCGTGCTTTCCGGCTGGCAGACGCACAATCAGCTCACCGAGGAATACGAGTCCAAGGCCCTGGCCCTGGCCTACAGCATGGCCCAGTCCGACCTGGACAGCATCCTGGACCGGGACGCCGCGGCCGTGCAGTCGCGCATCGACCAATACCTGCGCATCGACGGCGTGGCCTACGTGCTGGTCACGGACGACAAGGGCGACGTCATCGCCCACACCTTCACCCCGACCATTCCGAAGGAAATCCGCGAGATCGTGGCCCTGGAAACCAAGCGCACCTTCGAGGGCGGGGAATACGACATCCGCAAGGTGCGCTACGGGAACGTGCAGTCCCTGCACGTGACCATGCCCATACTCACCGGGCTGGTGGGGTACATCCACATCGGCATGGACATGGGCCTCATCACGGCCTTCATCCGTTCGGCCATCGTCAAGCAGCAGGTCATCACGCTGGTGCTCTTCTTCACCAGCGTGGCCGTGGCCTGGGCGTTCATGAACAACATCTCGCGTCCGCTGATGAGCCTGCGCGACTACGCCAAGCGCGTGGCCCGCCACGACTTCAGCACCCCCATCCACATCGATTCCAAGGACGAGGTGGGGGATCTGGCCGAGGCCATGTCCTCCATGGCCGTGGACATCCGGGAGCTGGTGGACCATCTCGAGGAGCGCGTGCGCCAGGCCACCAGCGAGCTGCAACAGGCCAAGGACGAACTGGAGGAAAAGGTCGCCGAGCGCACCAGGGAACTCTCCCGCACCAACATCCAGCTCAAGATCGAGGTGGCCGAGCGCAAGGTCGTGGGCGAGGCCCTGCGCAAGACCGAACAGAAATACCGCTCCATCTTCGAAAACGCGGTGGAGGGCATTTATCAGGTCGGGCGGGACGGCCATTTCATCAGCGCCAACCCTTCCCTGGCGCGCATCTACGGCTTCGGCACCTCGGCGGAATTCATGGCGGGCATGAACGCCTCTCCGGAGAGCTTTTATTTCGACGAGAGCCGCCGGGAGGAGTTTTACCAGACCCTGGAGCAGGAGGGCGAGGTCAAGAATTTCGAGTCGCGGGTCCGCCGGGGCGACGGCAGGGTCATCTGGATTTCCGAGAACGCGCGGCGCATCGTGGATTCGCGGGGGCGCACCCTGTATTACGAAGGATCGCTGGAAGACATCACCCTGCGCAAGGAAACCGAAGACCAGCTCATGCACCAGGCGTTTCACGATCCCCTGACGAACCTGCCCAACCGTCTTCTTTTCCAGGACCATCTTCAGATGGCCATGGAGCGTTCCCGGCGCAGGCCCGGCTACCTCTTCGCCGTGATCTATCTCGACCTGGACCGCTTCAAGATCATCAACGATTCCCTGGGGCACGACATCGGCGACAGCCTGCTGCGCACCGTGGCCCAGGTGCTGGTGAACTGCGCCCGGACCATGGACACCGTGGCCCGGTTCGGCGGGGACGAGTTCGCCATCCTGCTGGAGGAGATCGCCGCGCCCCGCGACGCCATCAAGATCGCCCGGCGCATCCTCGACGAGACCTCCAAGCCCTTCAACCTGGAGGGCAACGAGGTCTTCACCTCGGCGAGCCTGGGCATCGTCCTGCACACCCAGGACTACGAGCGGCCCGAAGCGCTCCTGCGCGACGCGGACACGGCCATGTATCGCGCCAAGGAGCTGGGCAAGTCGCGCTTCAAGGTCTTCAACCAGCGCATGCACGAGCAGGCGCTCCATCTCATGGAGCTGGAGACCGACCTGCGCAAGGCCCTGGATCAGGACGAGTTCGCCGCCGTGTATCAGCCCATCGTCTCTCTGGAAGACATGAGCATTTCGGGATTCGAGGTGCTGGTGCGCTGGCTGCACCCCACGCATGGAATCATCAACCCGGACAGCTTCATTCCCCTGGCCGAGGACACCGGACTGGTCTACGGCATCGACCTCTGCATGCTGGAGACGGCCTGCGCCCAGGCGGCCCGCTGGAAGGAGCGGTTTCCCGGGCGGTTCTTCGACGCGGAGGAACCCCTGCGCATTTCCCTGAACTTTTCGGGCAAGCACCTCAAGCAGCCTGTGCTCATTTCCCGCGTGGACGAGGCGTTGACGCGCCATTGCCTGGATCCGGGCATCGTGAACCTGGAAATCACCGAACATACGCTCATGGACAACCCGGCCCAGGCGGGAGAGATGCTCAACAAGCTCAAGGAAGTGGGCGTGGGCCTGTGCATCGACGACTTCGGCACGGGCTATTCCTCCCTTTCCTACCTGCAACGATTCCCCATCGACGTGGTCAAGATCGACCGCAGCTTCGTCATGGGCCTGGAGAACGACCGGGACAGCCGAACCATCGTCAATACCGTGATCTCCTTGGGCCTCGCCCTGGGGCTCAAGGTGGTTGCCGAGGGGGTGGAAACGCCGCAGCAACTGGACATTCTTCGGCAGGCGGGGTGCCGCTTCGCCCAGGGATTCCTGTTTTCGCAGCCGGTTTCCGCCGAGGAGGCCGAGCGCATGCTGGCCGAGGGCGGCTCCATGCGTGAGGCGGTCGAGGCCGGGAGAATGGACGAAAAAGCCGGAGACGAAATATGA
- a CDS encoding tetratricopeptide repeat protein, with protein sequence MNGPDQNGNEELCGVFSIRKSMKIGTGATQKRVQQSFNYLVRELEDGNIEIQPLGEDYVPLGNREIIDRERLLADYMPEPALWQEKVLPKMREIQKHLARGDKYRKRGETFTAEYEYNKALRLDERNVRANFGIGLVYLERGDAEKAHEVFERVVGIEAAFEDDHKHLFNEFGINLRKSGLFDDAVRYYRRALELAASDENLHYNLARAYYEKGDHPHAARHLNACLAMNPQHAEAKSFLASLQKRGLA encoded by the coding sequence ATGAACGGACCGGATCAGAACGGCAACGAAGAGCTTTGCGGAGTCTTTTCCATCCGCAAGTCCATGAAGATCGGCACGGGCGCCACCCAAAAGCGCGTGCAGCAGAGCTTCAACTATCTTGTGCGCGAGCTGGAGGACGGCAACATCGAGATCCAGCCCCTGGGCGAGGATTACGTTCCCCTGGGCAACCGGGAGATCATCGACCGCGAGCGGCTTCTGGCCGACTACATGCCGGAGCCCGCGCTCTGGCAGGAAAAAGTCCTGCCCAAGATGCGCGAGATCCAGAAGCACCTGGCCAGGGGGGACAAATACCGCAAGCGGGGCGAAACCTTCACCGCCGAGTATGAATACAACAAGGCCCTGCGCCTGGACGAACGCAACGTGCGCGCCAACTTCGGCATCGGCCTCGTCTACCTGGAGCGCGGCGACGCGGAAAAGGCCCACGAAGTCTTCGAACGGGTCGTGGGCATCGAAGCGGCCTTCGAGGACGACCACAAGCACCTTTTCAACGAATTCGGCATCAACCTGCGCAAGAGCGGGCTTTTCGACGACGCGGTTCGCTATTACCGCAGGGCGCTGGAGCTGGCCGCCAGCGATGAGAACCTGCACTACAACCTGGCCCGGGCCTACTACGAGAAGGGCGACCATCCCCACGCGGCCCGGCACCTCAACGCCTGCCTGGCCATGAATCCGCAGCACGCGGAAGCCAAGAGCTTCCTGGCGAGCCTGCAAAAGCGCGGGCTGGCCTAG